In the Mya arenaria isolate MELC-2E11 chromosome 11, ASM2691426v1 genome, one interval contains:
- the LOC128209091 gene encoding KIF-binding protein-like, translating to MASWKDILENEGYNQLIEAKKYTEELAKDDPEDEPYRSLYHARGIYKSVHKLIKKTADKHHWDEDFYFVWSALELKLGINYVSTEEKSTGEEHLQKCLDKMEDFKLTKEGMGIYQEALNQMGILQSGRGKPEEALDCFKQAELLYVDFKDIVGGAPCSVDEYLSPKVEDTSQLELERTKKFESAYTHTLFYFAQVYQQLGEADISGQYCHLTLQRQLDSPGLDPLDWCLHAATLSQYYMTNRDFTISRHCLASAEVVYAQAEANDEVNCPDEEKEKLHQAKADIVRCWIKYGLGLMEYSREELLNEAAGKTKDDMDIDENADENKNENVDTDKESNQSENASDERGASSCSRVSNKATENQDDDQAKEKSNDNESIEEQETSANQAENTEAAAPNSIDVKNSDEKNGQLGDEDPEKIAERLKHQKEEISKRSNELRKNAFKKGGKRFNLEVTSHEEKITDKTLKTFDEAREIFLLVKKWIDGAKEFYKFEHHCTDYVSIVQDHSLSFKFLSFFEPDLERQCKMHKRRIDMLTEILNELNPQHYLLVCRQLMFEIADTYSAMMDLKIAILEAAGGTVRPTPHHVKKINILVSESIKYYQEYLNTLKGGKPVYPDEFPINDVRPGLVAMFCMGRLYSKFLAGDVQTRLLNMKKSKDCYQFVVDYCKKNPSAKPLVETEADICQEMVELLPAKMERVRLQAEM from the exons ATGGCTTCCTGGAAAGATATTCTCGAAAATGAGGGATATAATCAGCTAATTGAGGCCAAAAAGTACACTGAAGAACTTGCAAAAGATGATCCTGAAGACGAACCATATAGGTCTTTGTACCATGCAAGAGGAATTTACAAATCTGTGCACAAACTCATTAAAAAAACAGCAGACAAACACCACTGGGACGAAGATTTCTACTTCGTTTGGTCTGCTTTGGAACTGAAACTAG GAATCAATTATGTCTCCACAGAAGAAAAGTCAACTGGTGAAGAACATCTGCAAAAATGCCTTGATAAAATGGAAGATTTCAAGTTGACTAAAGAAGGAATGGGCATTTATCAGGAAGCACTGAATCAGATGGGTATCTTACAATCTGGACGGGGAAAGCCTGAGGAAGCTCTTGATTGCTTCAAGCAGGCTGAGCTTCTTTATGTTGACTTTAAGGACATAGTTGGTGGGGCTCCATGCTCTGTAGATGAGTATTTGTCTCCTAAAGTTGAAGACACTAGTCAACTTGAACTTGAAAGAACCAAGAAATTTGAAAGCGCATACACCCATACATTGTTCTACTTTGCTCAAGTATATCAGCAGTTGGGTGAGGCAGATATTTCCGGTCAGTACTGTCATCTGACTTTACAACGGCAATTGGATAGTCCTGGTCTTGATCCATTGGACTGGTGTTTGCATGCAGCTACTCTTTCCCAGTATTACATGACAAACAGGGACTTCACTATATCAAGACATTGCCTGGCAAGTGCTGAAGTGGTGTACGCCCAGGCTGAAGCAAATGATGAAGTAAATTGTCCTGATGAGGAGAAGGAGAAGCTCCATCAAGCTAAGGCTGATATTGTTCGATGCTGGATAAAATATGGTCTTGGTCTTATGGAATATTCCAGGGAAGAGTTACTTAACGAAGCTGCTGGAAAAACTAAAGATGACATGGACATAGATGAGAATGCggatgaaaataaaaacgaaaatgTTGACACCGATAAAGAATCTAATCAGTCTGAAAATGCCAGTGATGAAAGAGGTGCTTCCAGCTGTTCAAGAGTTTCTAATAAAGCAACAGAAAATCAAGATGATGATCAGGCTAAGGAAAAGTCAAATGATAATGAAAGTATTGAAGAACAAGAGACTAGTGCAAATCAAGCAGAAAATACTGAAGCAGCTGCCCCAAATAGTATTGATGTTAAAAATAGTGATGAAAAAAATGGTCAGCTTGGTGATGAAGATCCAGAGAAAATTGCAGAAAGACTAAAACATCAAAAAGAGGAAATTTCAAAAAGAAGCAATGAATTGAGAAAAAATGCTTTCAAGAAAGGTGGAAAAAGGTTCAATCTGGAGGTAACCTCCCATGAAGAAAAAATAACGGACAAAACCCTGAAAACATTTGATGAGGCTCGCGAAATTTTCCTCCTTGTCAAGAAATGGATAGATGGAGCCAAAGAATTTTACAAATTTGAGCACCATTGCACTGACTATGTATCCATTGTGCAAGATCACAGTCTGTCCTTCaagtttctttcattttttgaacCAGACTTAGAAAGGCAATGTAAAATGCACAAGAGAAGGATAGATATGTTGACAGAGATTTTGAATGAGTTGAATCCACAGCATTACCTGCTTGTGTGCAGACAGCTCATGTTTGAAATTGCCGACACATACAGCGCTATGATGGACCTAAAGATAGCAATCCTTGAAGCTGCAGGGGGAACTGTTCGACCCACTCCTCATCATGTGAAGAAAATCAACATACTTGTCAGTGAGAGTATCAAATATTATCAGGAATACCTAAACACCTTGAAGGGAGGGAAACCTGTGTATCCTGATGAATTTCCAATCAATGATGTTCGACCGGGATTGGTAGCAATGTTCTGCATGGGTCGATTGTATTCAAAGTTCTTAGCCGGGGATGTGCAAACACGGTTGTTGAATATGAAGAAAAGTAAGGATTGTTACCAGTTTGTTGTCGATTACTGCAAAAAGAACCCATCAGCAAAGCCATTAGTTGAAACAGAGGCAGATATCTGTCAGGAAATGGTTGAATTGCTTCCAGCAAAAATGGAAAGAGTCCGATTGCAAGCGGAAATGTAG
- the LOC128209797 gene encoding caspase-3-like — translation MEEEARILHTNLKTYIKDEIETNSDQYHAFVESMKGYGVPKGRLANAKTLYDKFVLLENFGKLGVGNYDSLRDMVKSSGLDELLPKINETDNEIKKLRAVSGGSTHHTAHKRHHDVSPGASRPPEAKKSHVDAAEDDPLWTRDSDGRGRYDTKGKKGYLLIVNYSDKREGSKRDVEILRAFFKDMLKFDVHEASDLTLEKLEQKFSDVKKRLNDTISKDNLYCFVCAIMSHGDKDGIATADGKSISEETIRKTFTNNNIPNFTGKPKVFLIQTCRGKEYQDGEQVEDDDISDVTEENDDVIEDDISVTVPNDADTLIAYSSTPGYKSTRMEVRGSWFITACVRAFLKFYRTDHLEDMLVTVREQVAEKDRKDSKKQMPCVWTSLTKRLFFK, via the exons ATGGAGGAAGAAGCACGGATTCTTCACACCaacttgaaaacatatataaaggatgaaatagaaacaaatagTGATCAGTACCACGCGTTTGTTGAGAGTATGAAAGGATATGGCGTTCCAAAAGGAAGGTTGGCAAACGCTAAAAccttgtatgataaatttgtgTTGTTAGAAAACTTCGGAAAGCTTGGTGTAGGGAATTATGACAGCCTTCGTGATATGGTTAAAAGTAGCGGACTTGACGAacttttaccaaaaataaacgAGACGGACAATGAAATTAAGAAGCTGCGAGCAGTTTCAG GCGGAAGTACTCATCACACCGCCCATAAACGGCACCATGATGTTTCACCAGGGGCCTCAAGACCACCAG AGGCGAAGAAGTCCCATGTTGATGCAG CTGAAGACGACCCTCTGTGGACGCGAGATAGTGACGGAAGAGGCCGCTACGACACCAAGGGCAAGAAAGGATACTTGCTGATAGTCAACTACAGCGATAAGAGAGAAG GTTCGAAACGTGATGTCGAAATTCTGCGAGCCTTCTTTAAAGACATGTTGAAGTTCGATGTGCACGAAGCTTCTGATCTTACTCTGGAAAAGCTTGAACAAAAATTTTCTGACGTCAAAAAACGACTGAATGACACCATTTCCAAAGACAACTTGTACTGCTTTGTGTGTGCCATAATGAGCCATGGAGACAAG GATGGAATAGCCACTGCAGATGGTAAATCGATTTCGGAGGAGACAATCAGAAAAACCTTTACCAACAACAATATTCCTAATTTTACAG GTAAACCAAAAGTATTTCTGATACAAACCTGTCGTGGGAAGGAATATCAGGATGGCGAGCAGGTCGAGGATGACGACATTAGTGACGTCACAGAAGAGAACGATGATGTCATTGAGGATGATATCAGTGTTACTGTTCCGAATGACGCAGACACACTTATTGCCTATTCATCCACGCCAG GGTACAAGTCAACACGAATGGAGGTACGTGGGAGTTGGTTCATAACGGCATGTGTTAGGGCGTTCCTAAAGTTCTACAGGACTGACCACCTGGAGGACATGCTTGTCACTGTCCGGGAACAGGTCGCCGAGAAAGACAGGAAAGACTCCAAAAAACAGATGCCGTGTGTCTGGACCTCGCTTACCAAACGGTTGTTCTTCAAGTAG